A genome region from Halichondria panicea chromosome 15, odHalPani1.1, whole genome shotgun sequence includes the following:
- the LOC135349294 gene encoding uncharacterized protein LOC135349294: MEAFPDMYMIIPAAVGVGCVALTVFFIFWIGLGKQRTFEEAKALASRQADLVLQEEYKNSPRAKKGKRQFPRKKKAEHWEDPQQEESLADAQARKGILKSAKEATPEKAPRNRVGFNIDVEGEEETVTTRSNPPTPHPHKVSPIFTKDVVRTPQPLFEEPEEETEPISSPPVVAVEAKKVSTEPLKPVKSSGSKESPKAAAGGKKKLKAKKEGEVVVASPDDGLPASRIADIVSASPLSDDDIQQLVSALLEKMNTNSEWEAANMKTESIKSLKKHNQELQKRCEEAEKTVHSHNSKIKELRSEVQRERVKQQATDTKLQAKISTHSNEMLAVKSRLNGLEEENKTLKARSTAVTLETIEKENQQLKGQILQLTANVKGLSTQAKDMADENAGLKTELARVQEANVGGRGLAQEGARVAELEGLVRDMEHEKKQLQLTMQTLNDDNSRLKTEAAAMTTTNDTLKTEMAALEKSNSSLTQDKASLLRDTEQLRSDKEHLIAENESLTAEGLALREEKAGLEAAANPIIEVNTDESKYDEQLASAVASAREEKVAELTSQIEKCSTLQDELKALSAQLTGEQTAKKELEDELESLKQASTNGPPTDQPDSANDQELTRLREEKAELAESIKQLENKLGDIKDKNNSLRDSLWKAKDEAAEGAKVWQTQLKEAHHNTEVQCRAAKKEALAEAWESQKLFLVRMFPTVTVDETDSARWIDAFEVKVQAIIADTDQQLVSLKAKVAELQENEHKSIQEAESLRLTMQNTMGILERLQSEVESDNAVHQRTLQDTEEMLERERGTNRGLQEELRKERETSSSMKGVEERLEEAESRLKEVEHQYELSKQEAESLRHSLTHELEMKDKVQADLEQLQETQAVVETRLAALEEEKDNAFQQVKQLQTEVEQLRGGLQVAKDIPSSPVKVLAPPQVHTEV, from the exons ATGGAAGCATTCCCCgacatgtacatgataatcCCAGCGGCAGTGGGGGTGGGCTGTGTCGCACTCACCGTGTTCTTCATTTTCTGGATTGGCCTCGGCAAGCAGCGGACATTCGAAGAGGCCAAGGCTCTAGCATCGAGGCAAGCTGACCTGGTACTGCAAGAGGAGTACAAGAACAGCCCTCGGGCAAAGAAAGGGAAAAGACAGTTCCCCCGCAAAAAGAAGGCAGAGCACTGGGAGGATCCTCAGCAGGAAGAGAGCTTGGCTGATGCTCAAGCACGGAAGGGAATACTCAAATCTGCCAAAGAGGCGACGCCAGAGAAGGCACCGCGTAATCGAGTGGGGTTCAATATCGatgtggagggggaggaggaGACTGTCACCACACGCTCCAACCCACCCACTCCGCACCCTCACAAGGTGTCTCCCATTTTCACCAAGGAT gttgtcCGTACACCTCAGCCATTGTTTGAAGAACCAGAGGAAGAGACAGAGCCAATCAGCAGTCCACCGGTTGTTGCCGTGGAGGCCAAGAAGGTTTCTACAGAGCCGCTCAAGCCAGTCAAGAGCAGTGGTAGTAAAGAGTCCCCCAAGGCTGCAGCAGGAGGGAAGAAGAAGCTCAAGGCTAAGAAAGAGGGGGAGGTCGTAG TGGCTTCCCCTGACGATGGCTTGCCTGCCTCTCGCATTGCTGATATAGTGAGTGCCAGTCCTCTGTCAGATGATGATATCCAGCAGCTGGTCTCCGCCCTACTAGAGAAGATGAACACTAACTCAGAGTGGGAGGcg GCTAATATGAAAACTGAGAGCATCAAGAGCCTCAAGAAACATAACCAAGAGCTGCAGAAACGCTGCGAAGAAG CTGAGAAAACTGTCCATTCTCATAACTCAAAGATCAAGGAGTTGAGATCAGAAGTACAGAGGGAAAGAGTGAAGCAGCAAGCCACTGACACAAAGCTACAGGCCAAGATCAGCACACAT TCTAATGAAATGCTTGCTGTCAAGAGTCGACTGAATGGGCTGGAGGAGGAGAATAAGACCCTCAAGGCACGATCCACAGCCGTCACTCTGGAGACCATAGAGAAGGAAAACCAGCAACTCAAGGGGCAAAT ccTCCAGTTGACGGCTAATGTGAAGGGTCTCTCCACTCAAGCTAAGGATATGGCTGATGAGAACGCTGGTCTCAAGACAGAGCTGGCGAGGGTACAAGAGGCcaatgtggggggtagggggttGGCTCAGGAGGGGGCCCGGGTGGCAGAGCTGGAAGGCCTGGTTAGAGACATGGAGCACGAAAAGAAACAGCTGCAG TTGACAATGCAAACTCTAAATGATGACAACTCTCGACTAAAGACAGAGGCTGCTGCCATGACAACTACCAATGATACACTCAAAACAGAAATGGCTGCTCTAGAAAAATCCAACAGCTCTCTCACCCAGGACAAGGCGTCCCTCCTAAGAGATACAGAGCAACTACGTTCTGATAAAGAGCATCTTATTGCCGAGAACGAATCACTAACGGCTGAAGGATTGGCTTTAAGAGAGGAGAAGGCTGGTCTTGAAGCAGCAGCCAACCCCATCATTGAGGTCAATACTGATGAGAGCAAGTATGATGAGCAGCTAGCCTCGGCCGTGGCTAGTGCTCGTGAGGAGAAAGTGGCAGAGTTAACGTCACAGATTGAGAAGTGTTCCACCCTACAAGACGAGCTCAAGGCACTCAGTGCTCAGCTGACAGGGGAGCAGACTGCTAAGAAG gagCTTGAGGATGAACTAGAGTCCCTGAAGCAAGCATCTACCAATGGTCCACCCACTGACCAACCTGACTCTGCTAATGATCAGGAACTTACTCGTCTACGTGAGGAGAAGGCGGAGCTTGCGGAGAGCATCAAACAGTTGGAGAATAAACTCGGCGACATAAAGGACAAGAACAAT AGCCTGAGAGACAGTCTATGGAAGGCCAAGGATGAGGCAGCTGAGGGAGCCAAGGTGTGGCAGACACAACTCAAGGAAGCACACCACAACACAGAG GTCCAGTGTAGGGCAGCAAAGAAGGAAGCGTTGGCTGAGGCCTGGGAAAGCCAGAAGTTGTTCCTCGTCCGAATGTTTCCCACGGTAACGGTAGATGAGACTGACTCTGCCCGCTGGATTGATGCTTTTGAGGTCAAAGTGCAAGCCATCATCGCTGACACAGACCAACAG tTGGTGTCGCTCAAGGCCAAGGTTGCAGAGCTTCAAGAGAACGAACACAAGAGTATCCAGGAGGCAGAGAGTCTACGTCTCACCATGCAGAACACT atgGGCATCCTTGAGAGACTCCAGTCCGAGGTGGAGAGTGACAACGCTGTACACCAACGAACTCTGCAAGATACAGAGGAGATGTTGGAGAGA GAGCGTGGAACTAATCGTGGTCTCCAGGAGGAACTCAGGAAAGAACGAGAAACCAGCTCATCAATGAAGGGTGTGGAGGAGAGACTAGAGGAGGCGGAGTCTCGACTCAAGGAGGTGGAGCACCAGTACGAGCTCTCTAAACAG GAGGCAGAGAGTCTCCGTCACTCGCTCACACATGAGCTAGAGATGAAAGACAAGGTGCAGGCCGACCTCGAGCAGCTACAAGAGACACAGGCTGTCGTAGAAACCAGACTGGCTGCCCTGGAGGAGGAGAAGGACAATGCTTTTCAGCAGGTCAAACAG CTTCAGACAGAGGTTGAGCAGCTGAGGGGTGGACTGCAGGTGGCTAAAGACATTCCTTCTTCCCCAGTcaag GTGTTGGCTCCTCCTCAAGTTCATACTGAAGTTTAA